In Oryza sativa Japonica Group chromosome 11, ASM3414082v1, the following are encoded in one genomic region:
- the LOC136354027 gene encoding leucine-rich repeat receptor-like serine/threonine-protein kinase SKM1, translated as MEKVLRVAMEVMSRHHAPDRSLCLLLLLLFLLLGVPMAASTEQSPARLNKAHEDIMRDILSSVGSTKNWNTCSNPCQWSGVHCSSVASSAFVTRLSLPGCGLSNATILASICNLHTLRSLNLSRNSFTDLPSQLSPCPMKAELQVLDLSSNMLSGQLGDFVGFHKLEVLDLSSNSLNGNISTQLSDLPKLRSLNLSSNGFEGPVPTSIATSLEDLVLSGNNFSDHIPMGLFRYGNLTLLDLCRNNLHGDVPDGFLSFPKLRILVLSENNLTGKIPRSLLNVTTLFRFGGNQNNFVGSIPQGITRNIRMLDLSYNMLNGDIPSELLSPDTLETIDLTANRLEGFIPGNVSRSLHSIRLGRNLLGGSIPESIGNAIDLVNLLLDGNKLVGYIPWQLSRCKNLALIDLSSNQVQGNIPIGLGNLEQLVVLKLQKNNLSGDIPSSFSDMSALEILNLSHNSFTGELPFTNSTQSLKLCYLGLHGNKLNGVIPSSISLLQSLITIDLGNNELIGIIPTNIGTFLKLERLDLSKNYLSGQVPSSVANLERLMCLFLSDNNLSGPLPELPKWVMVNVTGNPGIILDTEENRTSGSMKGSQDDFRSAIWVAAASFVLGFSLSFYWAGPGEKLMPRLETLHCDD; from the coding sequence ATGGAGAAAGTGCTGAGAGTAGCCATGGAGGTGATGAGTCGGCACCATGCTCCCGATAGAAGCCTGTGCTTACTGTTACTGCTGCTGTTCTTGCTTCTTGGTGTGCCCATGGCAGCGTCCACCGAACAATCGCCAGCGCGACTGAACAAGGCACACGAGGACATCATGCGAGATATTCTGAGCTCGGTGGGCAGTACCAAGAACTGGAACACCTGCTCAAATCCATGCCAATGGAGTGGTGTTCATTGCTCTTCAGTTGCATCCTCTGCGTTTGTCACTAGGCTATCCCTCCCCGGATGTGGCCTCTCCAATGCCACCATCCTTGCGTCCATATGCAATCTTCATACCTTGCGATCTCTTAACCTCTCGAGAAACTCGTTCACCGATTTGCCAAGCCAACTCTCTCCGTGCCCCATGAAGGCTGAATTGCAAGTGCTGGATCTCAGTAGCAATATGCTGTCTGGTCAACTTGGTGATTTCGTTGGTTTTCACAAGCTCGAGGTTCTTGATTTGTCCTCCAACTCTTTAAATGGCAATATAAGTACCCAGCTGAGTGATTTGCCAAAACTGAGAAGCTTGAACCTTAGTTCCAATGGTTTTGAAGGCCCAGTCCCTACAAGCATCGCTACCTCTCTGGAAGACCTCGTGCTCTCGGGTAATAATTTCAGTGATCATATTCCAATGGGTTTGTTCAGGTATGGAAATCTTACTCTGTTGGATCTCTGCCGCAATAATCTACACGGTGATGTCCCAGATGGCTTCTTGAGCTTCCCAAAACTCAGGATTTTGGTCCTTTCAGAAAACAACCTGACAGGAAAAATTCCACGGAGCTTGCTGAATGTCACCACACTGTTTCGGTTTGGAGGTAATCAGAATAATTTTGTTGGCTCAATTCCTCAAGGAATTACCAGGAACATTAGGATGTTGGATTTGAGTTACAACATGCTCAATGGTGATATACCCTCTGAACTGCTCTCACCTGATACTTTGGAGACCATTGACCTCACTGCAAATAGGCTTGAAGGGTTCATCCCTGGGAATGTTTCTCGGAGCCTCCATAGTATTCGGCTTGGTCGAAACTTGCTCGGTGGAAGCATCCCAGAATCAATAGGCAATGCCATTGACTTGGTTAATCTTCTGTTAGATGGCAATAAGTTGGTTGGATATATACCTTGGCAGCTCAGCAGATGCAAGAACTTGGCACTCATCGATCTGTCATCAAACCAGGTGCAGGGTAATATACCTATTGGGCTGGGCAACCTTGAGCAGCTCGTAGTCTTGAAGCTCCAAAAGAACAATCTCAGTGGAGATATCCCAAGTTCATTTTCTGACATGTCAGCCCTGGAAATACTTAACCTGAGTCATAACTCATTCACTGGAGAACTACCTTTCACAAATTCTACTCAGTCACTGAAGCTCTGCTACTTAGGTTTGCATGGCAACAAGCTCAATGGTGTGATTCCATCGTCGATCAGCTTGCTGCAGTCTCTGATCACCATTGATCTGGGGAACAATGAGTTGATTGGAATTATCCCCACAAACATTGGAACCTTTCTGAAGTTGGAGCGTCTTGATCTTTCAAAAAACTACTTGTCAGGTCAGGTGCCATCCTCAGTTGCAAACCTGGAAAGATTAATGTGTCTATTCCTTTCAGACAATAACCTTTCCGGACCATTGCCTGAGCTACCTAAATGGGTGATGGTCAATGTAACTGGAAATCCAGGCATCATACTAGACACGGAAGAAAATAGAACTTCAGGCAGTATGAAAGGCTCCCAGGATGATTTCAGATCAGCTATATGGGTCGCAGCAGCTTCTTTTGTACTTGGATTCAGCTTGTCCTTCTATTGGGCTGGACCAGGGGAAAAATTGATGCCAAGGTTGGAGACTCTTCACTGTGACGATTGA
- the LOC107279282 gene encoding receptor-like protein kinase 5 codes for MEVISRHRAPASSSSLCLLFLTFLLSVSMAAATEKSPMQLNKAQENIMRDILGLVSSAMDSSLTKSWNTSSNPCEWSGVHCTSAASSSFVTRLSLPGYGLSNATILASICLLDTLHSLNLSRNSFTDLPSQFSPCPMKAELQVLDLSYNRLSSHLGNFSGFHELEVLDLSFNSLNDNISTQLNYLPKLRSLNLSSNGFEGPIPTSMVTSLEELVFSGNNFSGRIPMGLFRYGNITLLDLSQNNLVDDVPDGFLSFPKLRILLLSENNLTGKIPQSLLNVTTLFRFASNENKLSGSIPQGITKNIRMLDLSYNMLNGEMPSDLLSPDSLETIDLTANRLEGLIPGNFSRSLYHLRLGCNLLSGSIPESIGNAIRLAYLELDDNQLSGPIPSQLGKCNNMVLMDLSTNKLQGVVPDELRNLQQLEVIKLQTNNFSGYIPRIFSGMTNMEVLNLSANSFSGEIPSTLVLLSKLCYLDLHGNNFSGVIPPSISSLQFLSTLDLGNNQLTGTIPTMPTKIGALILSHNHLQGSIPSSIGALSNLLLLDLSDNHLSGQVPSSFANLKGLIYLSLCYNQLSGPMPELPRGVKVDVSGNPGLTICTEDSDSQYNMASTEDDFRSTTWVATVSFVVGFIISFYWAGIRKYCY; via the coding sequence ATGGAGGTGATCAGTCGGCACCGCGCTCCTGCTAGCAGTAGCAGCCTGTGCTTGCTGTTTCTGACCTTTCTTCTGAGCGTGTCGATGGCTGCGGCCACCGAGAAATCGCCAATGCAACTGAACAAGGCACAAGAGAACATCATGCGAGATATCCTGGGCTTGGTCAGTAGTGCCATGGATTCATCTCTCACCAAGAGCTGGAACACCAGCTCAAATCCGTGCGAATGGAGTGGGGTTCATTGCACTTCTGCTGCATCCTCTTCTTTTGTCACCAGGCTCTCCCTCCCCGGATATGGCCTCTCCAATGCCACCATCCTTGCATCTATATGCCTTCTTGATACATTACACTCCCTTAATCTCTCTAGAAACTCCTTCACTGACTTGCCAAGCCAATTCTCTCCTTGCCCCATGAAGGCAGAATTGCAAGTGCTCGATCTCAGCTACAATAGGCTATCCAGTCATCTTGGCAATTTCTCCGGTTTTCATGAGCTAGAGGTTCTTGATTTGTCCTTCAACTCTTTAAATGACAACATAAGTACCCAGCTGAATTATTTGCCAAAACTGAGAAGCTTGAACCTTAGTTCCAATGGCTTTGAAGGCCCTATCCCTACAAGCATGGTTACCTCTTTGGAAGAACTGGTGTTCTCCGGTAATAATTTCAGTGGTAGAATTCCGATGGGTTTGTTCAGATATGGGAATATTACTCTGTTGGACCTAAGCCAGAATAATCTAGTTGATGACGTCCCAGATGGCTTCTTGAGCTTCCCAAAACTCAGGATTTTGCTCCTTTCAGAAAACAACCTGACAGGGAAAATTCCACAGAGCTTGCTGAATGTCACCACATTGTTTCGGTTTGCAAGTAATGAGAACAAACTTTCTGGCTCAATTCCTCAAGGAATCACCAAGAACATTAGAATGTTGGATTTGAGTTACAACATGCTCAATGGTGAGATGCCCTCTGATCTCCTCTCACCAGATAGTTTGGAGACCATTGACCTCACTGCCAATAGGCTTGAAGGGCTCATTCCTGGGAATTTCTCTCGGAGCCTCTACCACCTGAGACTCGGTTGCAACTTGCTAAGCGGGAGCATCCCTGAATCAATAGGTAATGCCATCAGATTGGCTTACCTGGAGTTGGATGACAATCAGCTAAGTGGACCTATACCCTCACAACTCGGCAAATGCAATAACATGGTGCTCATGGATCTGTCAACAAACAAGCTGCAAGGTGTTGTCCCTGATGAGCTGAGAAATCTTCAGCAACTTGAGGTCATCAAGCTCCAAACCAACAATTTCAGTGGATATATCCCAAGAATATTTTCTGGTATGACAAATATGGAAGTACTTAACCTTAGTGCGAACTCATTCTCTGGAGAGATACCTTCAACATTGGTCCTATTGTCCAAGCTCTGTTATCTCGATTTACATGGCAACAATTTCAGTGGTGTGATCCCACCTTCGATCAGCTCTCTGCAGTTTCTCAGCACCCTCGATCTCGGGAACAATCAGCTGACAGGAACCATTCCTACAATGCCAACCAAAATCGGTGCTCTTATACTAAGTCACAACCATCTCCAGGGGTCTATTCCATCCAGCATTGGAGCTTTAAGTAACTTGCTGTTACTTGATCTTTCAGACAACCACTTGTCCGGTCAGGTGCCATCCTCGTTTGCAAACCTGAAGGGATTGATCTACTTGTCTCTTTGCTATAACCAGCTCTCTGGCCCCATGCCTGAGTTGCCTAGAGGGGTAAAGGTTGATGTATCTGGCAATCCAGGTCTCACAATATGTACAGAAGACTCTGACAGTCAATACAATATGGCTAGCACTGAAGATGACTTCAGGTCAACTACATGGGTTGCAACAGTTTCTTTTGTAGTTGGCTTCATCATCTCCTTCTATTGGGCTGGTATCAGGAAGTATTGCTATTGA
- the LOC4349995 gene encoding probable magnesium transporter NIPA3 isoform X2 encodes MEPLWWIGMISMIVGEIANFAAYAFAPAILVTPLGALSIIISAALAHAILQEKLHTFGILGCVLCVVGSITIVLHAPQERNIDSVREVWDLATEPGFLCYAAIVVAAALVLIYFVVPQHGQTNIMVYIGVCSLLGSLTVMSVKALGIALKLTFSGVNQLFYPQTWAFALIVATCVSTQINYLNKALDTFNTAVVSPIYYVMFTSLTILASVIMFKDWDRQNPTQIVTELCGFVTILSGTFLLHKTKDMTDSTGPSLPTSRSKSASQNRFSIEVVPLKYRDSVDEETLPLSLPKADNRYLMEDFPVRYKDLNIA; translated from the exons TGATTGTGGGAGAAATTGCAAATTTTGCTGCTTATGCATTTGCTCCTGCTATTCTTGTTACTCCTCTTGGGGCACTCAGTATAATCATCAG TGCTGCACTTGCACACGCCATTCTGCAGGAGAAACTACACACCTTTGGCATACTTGGTTGTGTTCTTTGTGTAGTTGGATCTATCACAATTGTACTCCATGCTCCACAGGAGCGCAACATCGATTCTGTAAGGGAAGTTTGGGATCTTGCAACTGAACCAG GTTTTCTTTGCTACGCTGCTATAGTAGTTGCCGCAGCACTGGTGCTTATATATTTTGTTGTCCCTCAACATGGACAAACAAACATCATGGTGTACATCGGAGTCTGTTCTCTTCTAGGATCTCTCACT GTGATGAGTGTAAAAGCTCTCGGCATTGCATTGAAGTTAACATTCTCAGGAGTGAACCAGTTATTCTATCCTCAGACATGGGCTTTTGCCCTAATTGTAGCCACCTGTGTGAGCACCCAGATAAACTATCTAAATAAG GCATTGGACACCTTTAATACAGCAGTTGTCTCACCAATATATTACGTGATGTTTACTTCACTAACAATTTTAGCCAGTGTGATAATGTTTAAG GATTGGGATCGACAAAATCCAACACAAATTGTCACGGAGCTGTGTGGTTTTGTGACCATCCTTTCTGGGACATTTCTCCTCCACAAGACAAAGGACATGACTGACA GTACTGGaccatctttacccacaagtcGTTCAAAGTCGGCCAGCCAAAATAGGTTTTCGATTGAAGTCGTTCCATTGAAATACCGAGATTCTGTGGACGAAGAGACCTTGCCATTGTCACTTCCCAAAGCTGATAATCGCTACCTAATGGAAGACTTTCCAGTTAGATATAAAGACTTGAATATTGCCTGA